The nucleotide sequence TTCTACACCCACAGCTTGCGGATCGCTGCCTCTTACTGTTTCCTTATAAATCGTTTTTCCATCTGGTGAGGCGACAAGAGCAGTTAGCACGGTTTCATTGCCGTCAGCTACAGCAAACCCGGCGATGGGCACCTGACAGCCGCCTTCCATCTTGTGAAGGAAAGCCCGCTCAGCAGTCACCGTTTTCGTCGTTTCCTCGTTGGCAAAAGCAGCGAGCAGCTCAAGTAATTCTTTATCATCTTCCCGGCATTCAATAGCAAGGGCTCCCTGGCCTACTGCCGGCAGGCAAAGTTCTGGCTCCAAAAATTCTGTTACAACGTCAGAGGCCCATCCCATGCGTGACAAGCCTGCCGCGGCCAAAATAATCGCATCGTATTCCTCAGTTTCAAGCTTTGCTAAACGCGTATCGATATTGCCTCGAATCCATTTAATTTCCAAATCCGGGCGAGCAGCTAACAGTTGGGCGCTGCGGCGCAGACTACTCGTACCGATAGCGGCCCCTGCTGGCATATCCTTAAGCTTTACATGATTTTTTGAAATGAAAGCATCACGGTGATCTTCCCGCACTGGAATACAGCCAATGGTCAATCCCTCGGGAAGCTCAGCTGGCATGTCTTTCATGCTATGCACGGCCATATCAATTTCCTTATCATACATGGCCTGCTCAATTTCCTTGACGAACAAGCCTTTCCCGCCCACCTTAGAGAGCGTAACATCCAGGATGCGATCGCCCTTTGTAACGATTTCTTTTACTTCAAAGTCGTATTCCGGCTTTAACTTTTTCAACTGGCTAATCACCCAGTTTGTTTGTGTTAAAGCTAGCTTGCTTCGGCGGGAGCCGACAATAATTTTTCTCATAATATCCCCCTGCTTTGCTTTTAAGTGTACCAAAAGTGAAACGACGAAAATCGGCTCACTAGGAAAAGTTAATTAAAATAATTAAAAAGGCAGCAGTGTTCAACAGTGCCAATGATTTGCCATAAAGGCCCTTGCGAACTTTCAGGTAAAGGTAAATGCCGTAAATAATCAACAGAATAAAAGAAGTAATAATTTTCACGTCATACCAGCTTACATCCGGCAGTTTAATAAACTTCCAGATCAACCCAAGAATTAAGCTTAGCAACAGCATTGGCACTCCGACTGCATTTGATACGTATGAAAATTTCGTTA is from Bacillus sp. PK3_68 and encodes:
- the hemC gene encoding hydroxymethylbilane synthase — encoded protein: MRKIIVGSRRSKLALTQTNWVISQLKKLKPEYDFEVKEIVTKGDRILDVTLSKVGGKGLFVKEIEQAMYDKEIDMAVHSMKDMPAELPEGLTIGCIPVREDHRDAFISKNHVKLKDMPAGAAIGTSSLRRSAQLLAARPDLEIKWIRGNIDTRLAKLETEEYDAIILAAAGLSRMGWASDVVTEFLEPELCLPAVGQGALAIECREDDKELLELLAAFANEETTKTVTAERAFLHKMEGGCQVPIAGFAVADGNETVLTALVASPDGKTIYKETVRGSDPQAVGVEAAALLSERGAKELIEAVKAELDAE